The Pirellulales bacterium region GCCAATCCCCAGCTTTGGCGATATTGTCGATGGACCGTTTCGCTGGGTCGTTGTGGATGAGCCGAATGGGCGGTTTTCCGTCCAACCAAAGGAAATTCTAACGCCCAATCAATGGGCGCTGGCAGGTGGAGGGAACTGGTCTGAAGCAGCTAACTGGACGGAACAAGCCATTCCTAACAGTATTTTTGACCAGGCGCTTTTGGGTCAGAATTTTACCGGCGGAGGAAGTGTCGATCTTCAAAATCAAACGATCACGGTCGCCGGGCTTCGTTTTGATAATACCATGGCGGGCTACACGGTCGCGGCTAGCGGCACGGGCAAACTCATTTTAGAAGCCAACGGCAACAACCCCTATTTGACAAATTTGCTTAGCAATACTCAACAACACACGATTTCCGCGCCTGTGGAAATCCGGGGAAAACTGCATGTTTTAGCGGGAAATCAGCCAATTCAGCTGACGGGATCAACAACCTTTACCTCCGGGAGTTCGCTGGTGATAGAGACTGGCACACTGGCCTTTGCCCTGCCTCAGGGGGCAACTTCCACTTTGCCCCCGGGCATAACCGTGGAGGTTCAATCGGGGGCCAAACTAGAGTTAGGGGGGGTCGTATCCCCCCTAGGCAGCATCACCGGCAATAAAGCCGCTGTCATTACCACAGCCAGTGATAGCCAATTATCAATTACCGCGGGAAATCATGTTTTAGGCCATGTTTCGGGCGAAATCAGCTTCGCCACGCCTTTGGGAGCCACGGTCGGCCAAACCTACTTATCCGCGGGAGCTACGCTATCCGTCATGGGACTGCGGCTAAACCGGCTGGAACTAACGGCGGGAACAGCCAACCAACCCACGACGTTGACGGCTTTAACTACCGATGGCGGCTCTGACGGACTAGTGTTGCTGGACAATCGCCAAGCAAATGGCGGAAGCGGCATTCCGGGGCTGATTTTGGGCCAAAATAGCGTCCTGGACCTGCAAGACAACGATCTGGTGCTCCATTATAGTTCCACCCCCAGTGACCCTAATCCGGGGGCTTTAATCACGCAATACGTCGATAATTTTTTCACCGACACGCCGAATCTCCCGCGGATCGCGTCTACCACGGTCCTGAACAGTGGCGGCACCCGCATCATTGTTCCGGTGGATAACGCCGTGGCAAATTTTGGAGATGTGGGGAATCCGTTTTATGATCTGACACTAGGGAATTCGACGGCGGGAACCGGTTTTCAGCAAATTTTAGTGCGATTTACCTTTCCGGGGGATTACAACCTCGATGGCAAGGTGGATGGCCTGGATTACTTGGTGGTGGACTCTAACCAGGGGTATATGGGGAGTGGCGGGGTAGGGGGGTGGATCTTTGGAGACGGAAATTTTGACGGAATCGTCGATACCGCCGATTATTTGCCCGTGGACAGCTATTTAGGCTCGGGAATGGGAAATCCCCTGGCGGAGGCCACTGTAACCGCCACTCCCGAGCCAAATTCCGCGTGGGGGTTAGCTTTTTTGGCGGGACTGGGGGCGGGTTTCGGCCTTTTCCGCCGTCGGGCCAAAACAGCCTAAAATCGGGCATTTTTTACTAAAAGCCCGCTAACGAATTTGCCAATTAGTGGACCTGGAGAAATTTTTTGGGATTTTTTGGACTGGACCTAGCCAAAAGCTTGACCAATCAGCTAGCTCTGGTTAAGGTATGTGTAGTTCGACCTGCGCAGTGCAGGCACGGTTGTAAGTGTTCTTTGAGGTAATCGCGGCAAAGATAGCCCAACGGAAATCTTCGCTTTTACTTCTCTTTTTTGGAGTCGCTAGTGGTTTAGAGAAGCAGCCATCTTCATTGGCTTGCTAGGTTTTCATCTCACGGGACGGAAGTCGGGTAACCGGCACTATACCCGCTTCTGAAGAAAGCACTAAATCACTTTTTCTGACTTACTTGGTTACGGTTGCACCTCATCATGGCAACCCACCAATTTACTCCGAGGCCTACACACTTAAGCGAGGATTGAACATGAACTTGAAGAACAAATTTTTGCTTGGCGCGATTGCAACTGTTGGCACTGGCATTTTTGCCGCCCCCGCCTTTTCCGCTTTGACCTACGATCTGCGCTTTGCCGATGGTACCAAGGTTAAAGACGCAGCTGTGGGCAATTACACAGTTAACCTATATGCCATCATCGATCAGGGAACTGGTGGATTTGCCGACGATTCGATCACTGGCGGTCTGCTGAATATCTATAGCAGTTCCACTGGTGGCGGAGCCATGAACGCTGGTAGTGGTGTTACCGCCCGCGTTGCTCCCGGCACCGGCGCTTTGACCACCCCCAACCTCAGCTTGGCCACCACGGCTGACGCGTCAGGCGATCTGCTCCGTTCCACGGTCCCCAACACCGCTGGCACGGGTGACGGCATCCTCGACTGGGGTGCCGACGAACGCTACATCACGTCGGGTGGCGGTGCCACTGCCGCTAATCCCCTGTTGTCCAACTACTTTGTGAATGGCGCTTCAGTTGCCGCTACGACCCGTTCCTACAACTGGCGCTTCACCCAGCCGTTTGTTCCTGGGACAGCGATTCCTGGTGGAATTTCCCAAGCCTCCACCGTTCGTCCCAATTCCTGGGAAGTCCTGATTGGCCAATTTACAATTAATGTAAACGGTGTTGGTGGTACTGGTACGACTTCCTTTACTCCCTTTTCTTGGCACCGTAATCGTGCCAGTTCCACGGCTCCCTCCGCCGCGGGTGGCAGTAACTACGTGCAAGACGGTGCCCTGGGTACGACTTTGCCGGGTGGTGTGAACGTACCTTATGCCGATGGTTCCTTTAGCGGTGTGACATTTAATGGTGTCATTCCCGAACCTTCCACGATTGTCCTGTGCGGCTTGGCCGCCATCGCCAGTGTCTACGGACTCCGTCGCCGCCTGACTGCCTAGTTGATGACTAGGGCAGATTGGTTATTCCTCGCTTTTTTTGTGCCAACGGGGTTGTCCAGTTCTTGGACAACCCCGTTTTTGTATTGGCACACAGTCGGAAATGCTGATATCAATATTTTAATTTCTATAAAACTGCCCACCACAATTGCCAGCCTCATACTGGATTATTGTGAGAGACGTGTGTGCATTAGGTATGTTTTGCATGTCGTTTCCCGCAAAAACATGTGAGAAAATGTGGGTTTTGTTATCAATTCAACAGTTTTCAACTACTTGTCCGTCCCCCCCGTTGATTTCGTTGACCTAGCGGAAAACCTCGTTATTTTCTTCTGTATGGCACCTATGTTTTGGTTACCTACACACAGGAGATTGCTAATGCGTTTGCGGACACAACTTTTCACGGGAGCTCTGGCGGCGGCCTGCATCGGCCAGTATTGCCAGACCGGTTTGGCGGTCATGACGTATGACCTGCGCTTTGCCCCGGGAACCGTCGGAGCCACAGCCGACAACAAGACGGTCTTGAATCCCACCACCGGCAATTATGCCGTTGAACTCTATGCCATCATCGACCGTAACAACGACACTTTTAATGACGACACCGTGACCGGCGGCGCTGTGAATATCTACAGCCAAAACACCGGCCTGGGTGCTCTGGCCGCTGGCACCAACAGCGGCGTAACCGCGAAATTGGCTGTCCCCACGCCTAATTTCCAATTTGTGTCCACCGCCGATCAGTCCGGCAATTTGCAACGCGATGAAAATGGTATCGCCCAGCCGAACGCCTTTGAAGCGGGCGTGAACTATGTGAGCGACGGCATTCTGGATTGGGGTGCTGACGAACGTTACATCACCAACGGTGGTGGTGCCACCGTGGCCAGCCCGATCCTGTCCGGTTATCACCGCGAAGGCTCGCTCATTAACGCCTCCAAGATCTATGCTTTCCGCTTTACGCAGCCATTTCAGTTGGGCCAAGCTGTGATCCCCGGTGTTTCTCAGCCATCCGCCGCCCGTGCCAATTCCTGGGAAGTGCTCGTGGGTCGGTTTACGATTGCGGTTAATGGATTAAACCCCGCCGCTGGCGGCAACGATGTGACCTCGTTTGTTCCGTTTTCCCAAAACCGCTACCGCGCGACCAGCACCTCCCCGACGACCAACGCCGGTGCCAACTACAGCCAAGATGGGAGCGCCCCCAACACCAATCCTGGTGGTTTGAATGTGCCGTTTGGACCTGATTCCTTTAGTGGTGTCAGCTTTGTCGTCCCCGAACCTTCCACCTACCTCATGTGCGGGTTGGCCGCATTTGCGGGGTTGTTCGGCCTCCGTCGTAAGTTTGCGTAGTTTGCGGTGACTAGAAAAACCAGCTAGGTGGGGCTGTCATGACCGTGACAGCCCCACCAATTTGTCCCATGAGGCAGGTTGGAAGAATTAGGAATT contains the following coding sequences:
- a CDS encoding PEP-CTERM sorting domain-containing protein (PEP-CTERM proteins occur, often in large numbers, in the proteomes of bacteria that also encode an exosortase, a predicted intramembrane cysteine proteinase. The presence of a PEP-CTERM domain at a protein's C-terminus predicts cleavage within the sorting domain, followed by covalent anchoring to some some component of the (usually Gram-negative) cell surface. Many PEP-CTERM proteins exhibit an unusual sequence composition that includes large numbers of potential glycosylation sites. Expression of one such protein has been shown restore the ability of a bacterium to form floc, a type of biofilm.) produces the protein MNLKNKFLLGAIATVGTGIFAAPAFSALTYDLRFADGTKVKDAAVGNYTVNLYAIIDQGTGGFADDSITGGLLNIYSSSTGGGAMNAGSGVTARVAPGTGALTTPNLSLATTADASGDLLRSTVPNTAGTGDGILDWGADERYITSGGGATAANPLLSNYFVNGASVAATTRSYNWRFTQPFVPGTAIPGGISQASTVRPNSWEVLIGQFTINVNGVGGTGTTSFTPFSWHRNRASSTAPSAAGGSNYVQDGALGTTLPGGVNVPYADGSFSGVTFNGVIPEPSTIVLCGLAAIASVYGLRRRLTA
- a CDS encoding PEP-CTERM sorting domain-containing protein (PEP-CTERM proteins occur, often in large numbers, in the proteomes of bacteria that also encode an exosortase, a predicted intramembrane cysteine proteinase. The presence of a PEP-CTERM domain at a protein's C-terminus predicts cleavage within the sorting domain, followed by covalent anchoring to some some component of the (usually Gram-negative) cell surface. Many PEP-CTERM proteins exhibit an unusual sequence composition that includes large numbers of potential glycosylation sites. Expression of one such protein has been shown restore the ability of a bacterium to form floc, a type of biofilm.) — its product is MRLRTQLFTGALAAACIGQYCQTGLAVMTYDLRFAPGTVGATADNKTVLNPTTGNYAVELYAIIDRNNDTFNDDTVTGGAVNIYSQNTGLGALAAGTNSGVTAKLAVPTPNFQFVSTADQSGNLQRDENGIAQPNAFEAGVNYVSDGILDWGADERYITNGGGATVASPILSGYHREGSLINASKIYAFRFTQPFQLGQAVIPGVSQPSAARANSWEVLVGRFTIAVNGLNPAAGGNDVTSFVPFSQNRYRATSTSPTTNAGANYSQDGSAPNTNPGGLNVPFGPDSFSGVSFVVPEPSTYLMCGLAAFAGLFGLRRKFA